The Helicobacter sp. MIT 99-5507 genome includes a region encoding these proteins:
- the pyrE gene encoding orotate phosphoribosyltransferase yields the protein MDIKKYYLDANALLEGHFLLSSGNHSKYYLQSAKVLENPNVAEILAIELARKIKEYGIKVDCVCSPALGGILAGYELARALGVKFIFTERVNGKMTLRRGFSIRYTDKVVICEDIITTGGSALESARCIETTGGEVVAFAALANRGFCKRVDSTLERKDECKLPFNIPLFALDDFVFDIYDEKSCPMCASGSVAIKPGSRGN from the coding sequence ATGGATATCAAGAAATATTACCTAGATGCAAATGCGCTTTTGGAAGGACATTTTTTATTAAGTAGTGGCAATCACTCAAAGTATTATCTACAATCTGCTAAAGTCCTGGAGAATCCAAATGTAGCAGAGATTCTTGCAATTGAATTAGCAAGAAAAATAAAAGAATATGGGATTAAAGTAGATTGTGTTTGTTCTCCTGCATTAGGTGGTATTTTGGCTGGATATGAGCTTGCTAGAGCACTTGGTGTGAAATTTATTTTTACAGAAAGAGTAAATGGCAAAATGACTCTTAGACGCGGATTTAGCATAAGATATACTGATAAAGTAGTCATTTGTGAAGATATTATTACAACAGGTGGAAGTGCTTTAGAATCTGCTAGATGTATAGAAACTACAGGTGGTGAAGTAGTGGCTTTTGCTGCTCTTGCAAATAGAGGATTTTGCAAAAGAGTAGATTCTACTTTGGAGAGAAAAGATGAATGCAAACTTCCATTTAATATTCCATTATTTGCATTAGATGATTTTGTATTTGATATATATGATGAAAAATCCTGCCCTATGTGTGCAAGTGGTAGTGTAGCAATTAAGCCTGGAAGTCGTGGTAATTAG
- a CDS encoding RDD family protein, producing the protein MKNNKAHKQIESNSIIKKMFLIERIKAFITDIFMIYMPILYIATYGILGSKEAFQSNQLVILICFLVYAFITSLLFFLKSQTLGYMYAEIKLVRDDGKKVGFFLALFRFFAFCFSMSLLFGFFIPFMNKNRRTFHDLVAKTNIIECKK; encoded by the coding sequence ATGAAAAATAATAAGGCACATAAGCAAATAGAATCTAATAGCATAATAAAAAAAATGTTTTTGATAGAGCGCATCAAGGCATTTATTACAGATATTTTTATGATATATATGCCTATTTTATATATTGCTACTTATGGAATCTTAGGTTCCAAAGAGGCGTTTCAATCTAATCAATTAGTTATTCTTATTTGCTTTTTAGTGTATGCATTTATCACTTCATTGCTATTTTTTTTAAAGTCTCAAACTCTTGGATATATGTATGCAGAGATTAAATTGGTTAGAGATGATGGTAAAAAAGTGGGCTTTTTTTTAGCATTATTTAGATTTTTTGCATTTTGTTTTAGTATGAGTTTGTTATTTGGTTTTTTTATTCCATTTATGAATAAAAATAGACGCACATTTCATGATCTTGTAGCTAAAACAAATATCATTGAATGCAAAAAATAG
- a CDS encoding F0F1 ATP synthase subunit A — protein MENRLFTFASLINANHNFIIGFYTILTAILVLLFARLATRKLEVVPSGLQNVAEVFLSGILFFAKDAIGEKLARKYIPLTATIALIVFTANIIGIIPGFEAPSSSWSFTLVLALIVFFYYHFEGIREHGFIHYFGHFMGPVKWLAPLMFPVEIISHCSRVVSLSFRLFGNIKGDDVFLLVMLMLAPWVAPLPAFAILTFMACLQAFIFMILTYVYLAGALIIDEEQH, from the coding sequence ATGGAAAACAGGCTTTTTACTTTTGCTAGTTTAATTAATGCAAATCATAATTTTATCATCGGATTTTATACTATTTTGACCGCAATTTTAGTTTTATTATTTGCTAGGTTGGCTACAAGAAAATTAGAGGTTGTGCCAAGTGGATTACAAAATGTCGCTGAAGTGTTTTTGAGTGGAATCTTATTTTTTGCAAAAGATGCAATAGGTGAAAAATTAGCAAGAAAATATATACCACTTACAGCTACTATAGCATTGATTGTATTTACTGCAAATATTATAGGTATCATACCAGGTTTTGAAGCACCTAGTTCAAGCTGGAGCTTTACTCTAGTATTAGCACTTATTGTATTTTTTTATTATCATTTTGAAGGCATTAGAGAGCATGGTTTTATACATTATTTCGGGCATTTTATGGGACCTGTAAAATGGCTTGCACCACTTATGTTTCCTGTTGAGATTATATCTCATTGCTCAAGAGTTGTATCGCTTTCATTTAGGCTTTTTGGAAATATAAAAGGTGATGATGTATTTTTGCTTGTAATGTTAATGCTTGCTCCTTGGGTAGCACCACTTCCTGCATTTGCAATACTTACTTTTATGGCTTGTTTGCAAGCATTTATATTTATGATACTTACTTATGTTTATTTAGCTGGAGCTTTAATAATAGATGAAGAACAGCATTAG
- a CDS encoding thiamine phosphate synthase, translated as MKLDKFLITSHKFYSDIDSNISYAYDCGVSKIYLREFELSRFYIFLEICQKFNILLFVNYIDKHKECILKYAHGIHLKSKDFTLINLIPSEKLVSYSAHNLNDVDKAYNKDIDFIFLSPVFFVAGKNKPLGIEYFYNLPDKYKNKIYALGGIDSNNISMFYDTNIRGVAGIRMFLKV; from the coding sequence ATGAAGTTAGATAAATTTTTAATCACAAGTCATAAATTTTATAGTGATATAGATTCAAATATCTCATATGCTTATGATTGTGGTGTTTCAAAAATATATCTAAGAGAATTTGAGCTATCTAGATTCTATATTTTTTTGGAGATATGCCAAAAATTTAATATTTTATTATTTGTTAATTATATAGATAAACATAAAGAATGTATTTTAAAATATGCTCATGGTATTCATCTAAAAAGTAAAGATTTTACTCTAATAAATTTAATTCCTAGTGAAAAATTAGTATCATATAGTGCACATAATTTAAATGATGTAGATAAGGCTTATAATAAAGATATAGACTTTATTTTTCTAAGCCCAGTATTTTTTGTAGCTGGAAAGAATAAGCCTCTTGGGATTGAGTATTTTTATAATTTACCTGATAAATATAAAAATAAGATTTATGCATTAGGTGGTATAGATTCTAATAATATTAGTATGTTTTATGATACTAATATTAGAGGTGTTGCCGGTATAAGAATGTTTTTAAAGGTTTAA
- the zupT gene encoding zinc transporter ZupT codes for MQIDLISFLYAFGLTILAGISTAFGAFLAFFKMKDESRVLSFGLGFSGGVMIYLSFVEILPKSIEHFSRSCSDTYSNIFGVICFFVGMLIAFGIDFLIPKDVNPHELKSQNEVYCELANKKQYISSNKHIQRTAIFTAIAITIHNFPEGFATFVSALDNFVFGLSIAIAVAIHNIPEGLAVSLPIYYATGDKKQALKLTLLSGLAEPLGAIIGYFMLAPLLGDYTLAIGFGIIAGIMVFISIDSLLPASKLSTKGHESVIGVMFGMVIMAISLILLS; via the coding sequence ATGCAAATTGATTTAATATCATTTTTGTATGCTTTTGGTCTTACTATTCTTGCTGGTATTAGCACTGCTTTTGGTGCATTTTTAGCATTTTTCAAAATGAAAGATGAAAGTAGGGTATTATCATTTGGTCTTGGATTTAGTGGTGGAGTGATGATTTATCTTAGTTTTGTTGAAATACTTCCAAAATCAATAGAGCATTTTTCAAGATCTTGTAGTGATACTTATTCAAATATATTTGGTGTGATTTGTTTTTTTGTTGGTATGTTGATAGCATTTGGTATTGATTTTTTAATACCAAAAGATGTGAATCCTCATGAATTAAAAAGCCAAAATGAAGTTTATTGCGAGTTGGCAAATAAGAAACAATATATTTCATCAAACAAACACATACAAAGAACCGCCATTTTTACTGCTATTGCAATTACTATTCATAATTTTCCAGAGGGATTTGCTACATTTGTATCTGCATTGGATAATTTTGTATTTGGTTTAAGTATTGCTATTGCTGTTGCAATCCACAATATTCCAGAAGGTTTGGCTGTATCGCTTCCTATTTACTATGCCACTGGAGATAAAAAACAGGCATTAAAACTTACATTATTATCAGGTTTAGCCGAGCCATTAGGTGCTATTATAGGTTATTTTATGCTTGCTCCATTGTTGGGTGATTATACACTAGCTATTGGTTTTGGAATTATTGCTGGAATCATGGTATTTATCTCTATTGATAGCTTGCTTCCTGCATCAAAACTTAGCACAAAGGGGCATGAATCTGTTATTGGTGTGATGTTTGGTATGGTAATTATGGCAATTAGTCTTATTTTATTATCTTGA
- a CDS encoding NAD(P)H-hydrate dehydratase, translating to MDNIYLDTRILDKNAIDTFSLNEELLIENAASGLESCIDKHASANSFIIIVVGSGNNGADGLALARRLHGKYNVKIYMPKEPKSELSRIELQRLKKLNAKFIDKLFLCDIVIDCLFGSGFEGDLDLEYQEIIYNMNNIARLNIACDIPSGIDSIGFISSVAFKADITISMGALKLAYFSDVAKDYIGEIVEVNLGISKALYEQDSKYKILLKSDFNPPKRRLQNTHKGDFGHCCIIAGQKEGASILSALSAFAFGSGLVSIIGDVKNPPYHIMNSITLPDNCTSIAFGMGLGDRINKYNFDFLGEIPSVLDADMFYSPDLLDILNKGNIVLTPHLKEFSALLKNSLFGDFNIDYIAKHKIQLTEEFSYKHKNVVLLLKGANTIIAQGGNLYINNFGNSNLSKGGSGDILSGMIASLLSQKYSLLDAAITASLAHSFASRAIKTSYGLEPLDLIEEIKKF from the coding sequence ATGGATAATATTTACTTAGATACTAGAATCTTAGATAAAAATGCAATAGATACATTTAGCTTAAATGAAGAGTTGTTGATAGAAAATGCAGCAAGTGGGCTTGAATCTTGTATTGACAAGCATGCAAGTGCTAATTCATTTATCATTATAGTCGTTGGTAGTGGTAATAATGGCGCTGATGGACTTGCACTTGCTAGAAGATTGCATGGTAAATATAATGTAAAGATATATATGCCAAAAGAGCCAAAAAGTGAATTATCTCGTATTGAATTACAAAGATTAAAAAAATTAAATGCTAAATTTATAGATAAATTATTTTTATGTGATATTGTTATTGATTGTTTATTTGGTAGCGGTTTTGAGGGTGATTTGGATTTAGAATATCAAGAAATTATTTATAATATGAATAATATCGCAAGATTAAATATTGCTTGTGATATTCCAAGTGGTATAGATTCTATAGGTTTTATCTCTAGTGTTGCTTTTAAGGCTGATATTACTATTAGTATGGGGGCGTTAAAATTAGCCTATTTTAGCGATGTTGCAAAAGATTATATAGGTGAGATTGTAGAAGTAAATCTTGGAATTTCTAAAGCTTTATATGAACAAGATTCTAAATATAAGATTCTCCTCAAAAGTGATTTTAATCCACCAAAAAGAAGATTACAAAATACACACAAAGGTGATTTTGGACATTGTTGTATTATTGCTGGTCAAAAAGAAGGTGCTAGTATTCTTAGTGCTCTTAGTGCTTTTGCATTTGGTAGCGGTTTGGTTAGTATTATTGGTGATGTAAAGAATCCACCATATCATATAATGAATTCTATAACATTACCAGATAACTGCACTTCTATTGCCTTTGGAATGGGGCTTGGAGATAGAATTAATAAATACAATTTTGATTTTTTAGGTGAGATTCCAAGTGTCCTTGATGCTGATATGTTTTATAGTCCTGATTTATTAGATATCTTAAATAAAGGAAATATAGTCCTTACTCCACACTTAAAAGAGTTTTCAGCACTTTTGAAAAACTCTCTTTTTGGTGATTTTAATATAGATTATATAGCAAAGCATAAAATCCAGCTAACAGAAGAGTTTTCATATAAACATAAAAATGTAGTTTTACTTCTAAAAGGTGCAAATACGATAATTGCACAAGGTGGGAATCTTTATATAAACAATTTTGGAAATAGCAATCTTTCAAAAGGTGGAAGTGGCGATATTTTAAGCGGCATGATAGCATCGCTACTAAGTCAAAAATATTCATTGCTTGATGCGGCTATTACAGCATCACTTGCTCATTCTTTTGCCTCAAGAGCGATTAAGACAAGTTATGGATTAGAACCTCTTGATTTGATTGAGGAAATTAAGAAATTTTAA
- a CDS encoding thiazole synthase, which translates to MDKLIIGGIEFSSRLIVGSGKYKDYKITREATLASNADMITIAVRRVNITDNKSENLLDYFKDTNIKFLPNSAGCTTCNEAVGLFRLVREATGINTIKLEIIGDTNKTLYPDVLETLKACEILSKEGFIVFAYSNDDPIMAKKLEDSGASAVMPLAAPIGSGLGIQNKYNIIFIKEAIKVPVIVDAGVGCASDAAIAMELGADGVLSNSAIALSSNPILMAEAMRDAVIAGRKSYLAGRIPKKPYATASSPIDGLVQL; encoded by the coding sequence ATGGATAAATTAATTATTGGCGGCATTGAATTTAGTTCAAGACTTATTGTTGGCAGTGGCAAGTATAAAGATTATAAAATAACAAGAGAAGCAACACTTGCAAGTAATGCAGATATGATAACTATTGCAGTAAGAAGAGTAAATATTACAGATAATAAAAGCGAAAATTTACTTGATTATTTCAAAGATACTAATATAAAATTTTTGCCAAATTCTGCTGGTTGCACTACTTGTAATGAGGCTGTTGGATTATTTAGGCTTGTTAGAGAGGCAACAGGAATAAATACAATAAAACTTGAAATCATAGGTGATACAAATAAAACTCTTTATCCAGATGTGCTAGAAACACTCAAGGCATGTGAAATATTAAGTAAAGAAGGTTTTATTGTTTTTGCATATTCAAATGACGATCCAATCATGGCAAAAAAATTAGAAGATTCTGGAGCAAGTGCGGTTATGCCACTTGCAGCTCCTATTGGTAGTGGGCTTGGAATCCAAAACAAATATAATATTATTTTTATCAAAGAAGCAATAAAAGTCCCTGTGATAGTTGATGCTGGGGTTGGTTGTGCAAGTGATGCAGCAATTGCAATGGAACTTGGTGCTGATGGAGTGCTAAGTAATTCTGCTATAGCTTTATCTTCAAATCCAATTTTGATGGCAGAAGCTATGAGAGATGCAGTTATTGCAGGAAGAAAAAGTTATTTAGCAGGCAGGATTCCAAAAAAACCATATGCGACTGCTTCTTCACCTATTGATGGACTTGTGCAGTTGTAG
- the feoB gene encoding ferrous iron transport protein B gives MDKEIVIALVGQPNVGKTLLINKISGSNLHVGNFTGVTIEKAEASLEYKNHKIRIIDLPGTYSINEYSQEEKITTNFLLNEKFDVILNVVDSTNLERNLFLSTQLMYLNKKMIIALNMYDEAKQEGIIIDSKQLSNIFGVESILVSAKDGENINSLLDKIIDIHSKPFCPPKRIYADFIEEEIEKISKFFVQNDISLDSPRYLAVSLLSQDKKIYKLFHDKPFWVELNLLLQDSIKRLYLQSDEKNIKSIFLNDDYSFARGACKEVCKFKAKDKDNITSKIDSILLNKYIGIPIFLFLMWLLFNLTFNIGSYPQGWIEDSFAWLGDIVKENIQNDFLASLISDGIIGGVGTVISFLPLILILFLGIVLLETTGYMARVSFLLDGFFHRFGLHGKSFIPLVSGFGCSIPAYMSTRVLKNHTDKMITMFIIGFISCSARLPVYVLFVGAFFSEKYAGNVLFGIYILGFIVGLIFAKILRLTAFKGDDEPFVMEMPKYRIPSFGLVCRSVWNKGYFYVRKAGTFIFAASVLIWFASQYPINQDIVQLYDKEIAQVQEQYEVLINENTNNDTEANSLQEEITKLENTRDAELLEHSYMGILGESVAPLFAPLGFDWKLSISLITGIAAKEVVVSTMGVLYALGEVSEDDTKALSDVIKTNITFPTAVGFILFVMFYIPCFAATIVFTKEARRSIYALYLFIFTTAVAYILAFIGHEIAKLLT, from the coding sequence GTGGATAAAGAAATAGTTATTGCTTTAGTTGGACAACCTAATGTTGGAAAAACTCTTCTTATCAATAAAATTAGTGGTTCAAATTTGCATGTTGGTAATTTTACTGGTGTAACAATAGAAAAAGCTGAAGCTTCATTAGAATACAAAAATCATAAGATTAGAATCATAGATTTACCAGGTACATATTCTATCAATGAGTATTCACAAGAAGAAAAAATCACAACTAATTTTTTATTGAATGAAAAATTTGATGTCATATTAAATGTGGTAGATTCTACAAATCTAGAGCGGAATCTATTTTTAAGCACACAATTAATGTATCTAAATAAAAAAATGATAATCGCACTAAATATGTATGATGAAGCAAAACAAGAAGGCATTATCATAGATTCTAAGCAATTATCAAATATATTTGGAGTAGAGAGTATATTAGTATCAGCCAAAGATGGTGAAAATATAAATTCATTGCTTGATAAGATAATTGATATACATTCAAAGCCATTTTGCCCACCAAAAAGGATTTATGCTGATTTTATTGAAGAAGAAATAGAAAAAATATCTAAATTTTTTGTTCAAAATGATATTTCACTAGATTCTCCAAGATATCTAGCTGTAAGTCTTTTATCTCAAGATAAAAAAATATACAAATTATTTCATGATAAACCTTTTTGGGTTGAATTAAATCTACTTTTGCAAGATTCTATAAAAAGATTATATTTGCAAAGTGATGAAAAAAATATCAAATCGATATTTTTGAATGATGATTATTCATTTGCAAGAGGTGCTTGCAAGGAAGTATGCAAATTTAAAGCAAAAGATAAAGATAATATTACAAGTAAGATAGATTCTATATTGTTAAATAAATACATTGGAATCCCTATATTTTTATTTCTTATGTGGTTGTTATTTAATCTCACATTCAATATAGGCTCATATCCTCAAGGTTGGATTGAAGATTCTTTTGCATGGCTTGGTGATATAGTAAAAGAAAACATACAAAATGATTTTTTAGCCTCTCTTATTTCAGATGGTATTATAGGCGGTGTTGGAACTGTGATTTCATTTTTGCCTCTTATTCTTATTTTGTTTTTGGGAATTGTTTTACTTGAGACTACGGGTTATATGGCTAGAGTATCATTTTTATTAGATGGATTTTTTCACAGATTTGGTTTGCATGGAAAGAGTTTTATTCCATTAGTTAGCGGCTTTGGGTGCTCTATCCCTGCATATATGAGCACTAGAGTGCTAAAAAATCATACTGACAAAATGATTACAATGTTTATTATCGGTTTTATTAGTTGTAGTGCTAGATTGCCTGTGTATGTTTTATTTGTTGGTGCTTTTTTTAGCGAGAAATATGCAGGAAATGTTCTTTTTGGAATATATATCTTAGGCTTTATTGTTGGTTTGATATTTGCAAAGATTCTAAGATTGACAGCATTTAAGGGTGATGACGAACCATTTGTAATGGAGATGCCAAAATACAGAATCCCATCATTTGGGTTAGTATGTCGTTCGGTATGGAATAAGGGCTATTTTTATGTTAGAAAAGCAGGGACATTTATTTTTGCTGCTTCAGTCTTGATATGGTTTGCATCGCAATATCCTATAAATCAAGATATAGTTCAACTATACGACAAAGAAATTGCACAAGTTCAAGAACAATATGAAGTGTTAATAAATGAAAATACCAATAATGATACAGAGGCAAATTCATTACAAGAAGAAATAACAAAGCTAGAAAACACTAGAGATGCAGAATTACTTGAGCATAGTTATATGGGTATTCTTGGCGAAAGTGTAGCACCTCTTTTTGCTCCACTTGGCTTTGATTGGAAACTTTCTATTTCACTTATAACAGGTATTGCTGCAAAAGAAGTTGTTGTATCTACAATGGGTGTTTTATATGCTTTAGGTGAAGTAAGCGAAGATGACACAAAAGCATTAAGCGATGTTATAAAAACAAATATAACATTTCCTACCGCAGTAGGATTTATTTTGTTTGTTATGTTTTATATTCCTTGCTTTGCTGCAACAATAGTTTTCACAAAAGAGGCTAGAAGATCTATATATGCTTTATATTTATTTATATTTACCACAGCAGTTGCTTATATATTAGCATTTATAGGTCATGAAATAGCTAAGTTGCTAACTTAG
- a CDS encoding 4'-phosphopantetheinyl transferase superfamily protein, giving the protein MRIFLLKILKKPKIVFIESLDRLILKQNEILLLFGSDEMLDKYKYENLSKNDQLRVDSNPNLDNKNEFKISRALIFEFEKNYIHLNTQTIYKSISHSANHAILAISLTRVGVDLECVKNRNFYPCLDFCFSDYEKHQVQNAANPLNEFYKIWTYKEAMIKLFNLGFYALDKMKENTSSHFSNTLYSGKLKFIYSVAYITF; this is encoded by the coding sequence ATGAGAATCTTTTTATTAAAAATACTTAAAAAACCTAAGATAGTTTTTATTGAGAGTTTAGATAGATTGATACTAAAACAAAATGAAATTTTATTGCTCTTTGGCAGCGATGAAATGCTTGATAAATATAAATATGAGAATCTATCTAAAAATGATCAATTAAGAGTAGATTCTAATCCAAATCTAGATAACAAAAATGAATTTAAAATATCTCGAGCATTAATATTTGAATTTGAGAAAAATTATATACATCTAAATACTCAAACTATATACAAATCAATAAGTCATAGTGCAAATCATGCTATTTTGGCTATTAGCCTAACTAGAGTGGGTGTAGATTTGGAGTGTGTTAAAAATAGAAATTTTTATCCTTGCTTGGATTTTTGTTTTAGTGATTATGAAAAACATCAAGTGCAAAACGCAGCAAATCCGCTAAATGAATTTTATAAAATTTGGACATACAAGGAAGCTATGATAAAGCTTTTTAATCTTGGATTCTATGCTTTGGATAAAATGAAAGAAAATACTTCAAGCCATTTTAGCAATACTTTATATAGTGGAAAACTAAAGTTTATTTATAGTGTTGCATATATTACTTTTTAA
- a CDS encoding outer membrane lipoprotein carrier protein LolA: MRFFLFFILFISCLYSFDLKYLEEIHSKSQKGEFLQEKHLINFNQILKSSGEFEIQNGILIWSILSPVQQKSKITKDGIYIEDIHTKQWQKLDKNYDKELILSLITFNFKEIQNEFDISLSGDKNNWKVDLKPTNIWLKKIFTLITLSGKDRIQEMILKEVNGDQTINKFYFKKY; the protein is encoded by the coding sequence ATGAGGTTTTTTCTATTTTTTATACTATTTATATCTTGTTTATATAGTTTTGATTTAAAATATTTAGAAGAGATTCACTCAAAAAGTCAAAAAGGAGAATTTCTCCAAGAAAAACATCTAATCAATTTTAATCAAATTTTAAAAAGTAGTGGTGAATTTGAAATACAAAATGGTATTTTGATATGGTCTATCTTATCGCCAGTGCAACAAAAATCTAAAATCACCAAAGATGGAATCTATATAGAAGATATTCATACAAAACAATGGCAAAAACTAGATAAAAATTATGATAAAGAGCTAATTTTAAGTCTTATAACCTTTAATTTTAAAGAGATACAAAATGAATTTGATATATCTTTAAGTGGAGATAAGAATAATTGGAAAGTAGATTTAAAACCAACAAATATATGGCTAAAAAAAATTTTTACGCTAATCACTCTAAGTGGCAAAGATAGAATCCAAGAGATGATTTTAAAAGAGGTAAATGGGGATCAAACGATAAATAAATTCTATTTTAAAAAATATTGA
- a CDS encoding NAD(P)/FAD-dependent oxidoreductase, giving the protein MRSVDVLVIGAGPSGSIVSALLNKQGIDVLCVEKERFPRFVIGESLLPNCMNILHEAGFLDAVEAHGFQYKNGAAFSFKDEYRYFDFCDKSSTGYGTTFQVQRGIFDEILINEAIKQGVDVCFEIAVEDLEFLDDYVEVKLSNGDIIRAKYIVDASGYGRVLPRKLNLEVPSTLTPKKAYFTHIQDNINEPLYDRNKILITTHPNFRDVWFWLIPFSNGRCSIGVVGEESRINTGASDEEILKHHVYLAPMLNRLLGNALWDTPVRTISSYSKDVKQLYGDRYILLGNASEFLDPVFSSGVTIAMVSAKLASDVLVKILTNQNVDMKKEYEEPLMFGINSFRTYVEGWYDGKFQDVIYTKIENHKVKRQICSILAGYAWDKNNPYATRSDEALDVLAKFCKK; this is encoded by the coding sequence ATGCGTTCTGTAGATGTATTAGTAATTGGTGCTGGACCTAGTGGAAGTATCGTTAGTGCTTTATTAAATAAACAGGGGATTGATGTTTTATGCGTAGAAAAAGAAAGATTCCCACGTTTTGTAATTGGTGAGAGTTTGTTGCCTAATTGTATGAATATTTTGCATGAGGCTGGATTCTTGGATGCTGTTGAAGCACATGGATTTCAATATAAAAATGGTGCTGCATTTAGCTTTAAAGATGAATATAGATATTTTGATTTTTGTGATAAATCTAGCACTGGATATGGCACGACTTTTCAAGTGCAAAGAGGTATTTTTGATGAGATTTTAATCAATGAAGCGATAAAACAAGGCGTAGATGTATGCTTTGAGATTGCAGTAGAAGATCTTGAGTTTTTAGATGATTATGTAGAAGTAAAGCTAAGTAATGGCGATATAATAAGGGCTAAGTATATAGTTGATGCTAGCGGATATGGGCGTGTCTTGCCACGGAAGTTAAATTTAGAAGTGCCATCTACATTAACTCCTAAAAAAGCTTATTTTACACATATTCAAGATAATATCAATGAACCTCTATATGATAGAAATAAGATTTTAATTACAACTCATCCAAATTTTAGAGATGTTTGGTTTTGGCTAATTCCATTTTCTAATGGACGATGTAGCATCGGGGTAGTAGGAGAAGAATCTAGAATTAATACAGGAGCTAGCGATGAGGAAATACTAAAGCACCATGTATATCTAGCACCTATGTTAAATCGTCTTTTGGGCAATGCCCTTTGGGATACTCCTGTTAGAACTATTAGCTCATATTCTAAAGATGTAAAACAACTATATGGAGATAGATATATTTTACTTGGAAATGCAAGTGAGTTTTTAGATCCTGTGTTTAGTTCCGGTGTCACTATAGCCATGGTTTCAGCTAAGCTTGCAAGTGATGTTTTGGTTAAAATTTTAACCAATCAAAATGTAGATATGAAAAAAGAGTATGAAGAGCCACTGATGTTTGGTATAAATAGCTTTAGAACATATGTAGAGGGTTGGTATGATGGTAAATTCCAAGATGTAATCTATACAAAAATAGAAAACCATAAAGTAAAAAGACAAATTTGCTCAATCTTAGCTGGATATGCTTGGGATAAAAATAACCCATATGCAACTCGCTCTGATGAAGCCTTAGATGTATTGGCTAAGTTTTGCAAAAAATAA